A single region of the Bacteroidota bacterium genome encodes:
- a CDS encoding HPP family protein, with protein sequence MVKKRLKRGLRLTKYIVYKETLINYKEQFWSFIGSFIGIGIIAFVQSKSLAASDNIFLIGSFGASSVLIYGAIQSPLAQPRNLVGGHLISAFLGVCVFQLLPNVIWLTAPLAVSLSIVAMQITKTLHPPGGATALIAVIGSDKIKQMGFLYVVSPVLTGVIILLLVAFIFNNLTKDRKYPTDERYTRFLKRTFLKKTHHH encoded by the coding sequence ATGGTGAAGAAAAGACTAAAGCGGGGTTTAAGGCTTACAAAATATATTGTTTATAAAGAAACGCTGATTAATTATAAGGAACAATTTTGGTCCTTTATAGGTTCCTTTATCGGTATAGGCATTATTGCTTTTGTACAAAGCAAAAGTTTAGCAGCCAGCGATAATATTTTTCTAATAGGTTCATTTGGGGCATCAAGTGTTTTAATTTATGGAGCCATACAAAGCCCATTAGCACAACCACGTAATTTAGTCGGTGGGCATTTAATTTCAGCATTTCTTGGCGTTTGTGTTTTTCAATTATTACCTAATGTAATTTGGTTAACAGCACCTTTAGCAGTTTCCTTATCTATTGTGGCTATGCAAATAACAAAAACCCTTCATCCTCCCGGAGGTGCTACTGCTTTAATTGCAGTAATAGGCTCTGATAAAATTAAGCAAATGGGCTTTTTATATGTTGTTTCACCTGTATTAACTGGTGTTATTATTTTGTTGTTGGTTGCCTTTATTTTTAACAACTTAACCAAAGACAGAAAATACCCGACAGACGAAAGATATACGCGTTTTTTAAAAAGAACATTTTTAAAAAAAACACATCACCATTAA
- a CDS encoding glycosyltransferase family 9 protein, which translates to MSNSQYFFNANCLHYKGHIPCKPHKQYGYHCADCPSTTTISKRILIIKLGAIGDVIRTTPLVVKYKTLYPNCKITWLTWTPDILPASQVDEILKWDVNSIMYAQHSTWDIAINLDKEKEAGALLKVLDAKEKYGYVLKDNEIQPCNDLANHKFSTGMFDDVSKANTKSYLQEIFEICGFTHSGEPYLMDNHADKGYIWNLPKGKQIIGMNTGCGGRWTTRLWSIDKWVELVGILKSKYPEAEILLLGGEAEDARNKEIQQRSGALYLGYFGLNEFINLVDHCHAVITQVTMGMHITLALGKRIVLMNNIFNPYEFDLFGKGQIVMPDKTCKCFYRGSCLDGVSCMEQLPAAKIANALAEII; encoded by the coding sequence ATGAGTAATAGTCAATATTTTTTTAATGCCAATTGCCTGCACTATAAAGGACATATACCCTGTAAGCCGCACAAACAGTATGGCTACCATTGCGCTGATTGTCCATCAACTACTACTATTTCAAAACGTATATTAATTATAAAATTAGGTGCCATTGGTGATGTTATTCGTACTACACCACTGGTAGTAAAATACAAAACACTTTATCCTAATTGTAAAATTACTTGGCTTACCTGGACACCTGATATTTTACCGGCAAGTCAGGTAGATGAAATATTGAAATGGGATGTAAATTCCATTATGTATGCACAACACAGTACTTGGGACATCGCTATTAACCTTGATAAAGAAAAAGAAGCAGGAGCTTTGTTAAAAGTACTCGATGCCAAAGAAAAATACGGATATGTTTTAAAAGACAATGAAATACAACCGTGTAACGATTTAGCAAATCATAAATTCAGTACCGGTATGTTTGATGATGTGAGCAAGGCCAACACTAAAAGTTACTTACAGGAAATATTTGAAATATGTGGTTTTACCCATAGTGGTGAGCCCTATTTAATGGATAACCATGCCGACAAAGGTTATATCTGGAATTTACCCAAAGGTAAACAAATAATAGGTATGAATACAGGCTGCGGAGGTAGGTGGACAACACGTTTGTGGAGTATAGATAAATGGGTAGAGCTGGTTGGAATACTTAAAAGTAAATACCCTGAAGCCGAAATACTCTTGTTAGGTGGCGAAGCCGAAGATGCACGCAACAAAGAAATACAACAACGTTCAGGAGCTTTGTATTTGGGTTATTTTGGCTTAAACGAGTTTATTAATTTAGTAGATCATTGTCATGCTGTAATTACACAGGTAACAATGGGTATGCATATTACATTGGCTTTGGGCAAACGTATTGTTTTAATGAACAATATATTTAATCCTTATGAGTTTGATTTATTTGGCAAAGGACAAATAGTAATGCCGGATAAAACATGTAAGTGTTTTTATCGAGGCTCTTGTTTAGACGGAGTAAGTTGTATGGAACAATTACCGGCTGCTAAAATAGCGAATGCTTTAGCAGAAATTATTTAA
- a CDS encoding enoyl-CoA hydratase-related protein encodes MTTQTMYQTILTEVKNNIFYITINREAKLNALNIQTLTDIKNAVLSIYDEAEVRGVIITGSGKKAFAAGADIAEFAEFNIDEGTKMSAEGHAVLRAIENCPKPVIAAINGFALGGGNELAMSCHIRIAAENAKFGQPEVNLGITPGYAGTQRLAQLIGRGRALEFLMTADMIDAQTALQLGLVNHVVPADSLIAKCEEILEKVKGKSPLAIASVIRCVNAYYEKRADGNNVEINEFGNFFGSEDFIEGTKAFLERRPANFKGK; translated from the coding sequence ATGACCACTCAAACCATGTATCAAACCATTTTAACTGAGGTAAAAAACAATATTTTTTACATAACCATTAACCGTGAAGCAAAATTAAATGCTTTAAATATTCAAACACTAACTGATATTAAAAATGCGGTATTAAGCATTTATGATGAAGCAGAAGTTAGGGGTGTAATTATTACAGGTAGTGGCAAAAAAGCATTTGCAGCCGGAGCTGACATTGCTGAATTTGCTGAATTTAACATTGACGAAGGAACTAAAATGAGCGCTGAAGGGCATGCTGTTTTACGCGCTATTGAAAACTGTCCTAAACCGGTTATTGCTGCCATTAATGGTTTTGCTTTAGGTGGTGGAAATGAATTGGCTATGAGTTGTCATATTCGTATAGCTGCTGAAAATGCTAAATTTGGTCAACCGGAGGTTAACTTAGGTATTACTCCGGGTTATGCCGGAACGCAACGTTTAGCTCAATTAATAGGCCGTGGAAGAGCATTGGAATTTTTAATGACTGCTGACATGATTGATGCACAAACAGCATTGCAATTAGGCTTAGTAAACCATGTAGTACCTGCTGATTCGTTAATAGCTAAATGTGAAGAAATATTAGAAAAAGTAAAAGGTAAATCGCCTTTGGCTATTGCCAGCGTTATACGTTGTGTAAATGCTTATTACGAAAAACGTGCAGATGGAAATAATGTAGAGATTAACGAATTTGGTAATTTCTTTGGTAGCGAAGATTTTATTGAAGGAACTAAAGCTTTCTTAGAAAGACGTCCTGCTAATTTCAAAGGAAAATAA
- the purE gene encoding 5-(carboxyamino)imidazole ribonucleotide mutase: MKQVGIIMGSDSDLEVMKEAANILDEFNIAYEITVVSAHRTPERMFTYAKEARDRGIKVIIAGAGGAAHLPGMVASITTLPVIGVPVKLKTMDGLDSLLSIVQMPGGVPVATVAINNAKNAGILAAQIIGTFNDDIAKQLQDYKDKMKVEVEKKAAIVEKGRNKIGY, translated from the coding sequence ATGAAACAGGTAGGAATTATAATGGGCAGTGATAGCGACTTAGAGGTAATGAAAGAGGCTGCTAATATTTTGGATGAATTTAATATAGCTTACGAAATAACTGTAGTGTCGGCTCACAGAACCCCTGAACGCATGTTTACTTATGCAAAAGAGGCCAGAGATAGAGGTATTAAAGTAATTATAGCAGGGGCAGGCGGAGCAGCGCATTTACCAGGTATGGTAGCCAGTATTACCACATTACCTGTTATAGGCGTTCCTGTTAAACTTAAAACAATGGATGGCTTAGATTCTTTATTATCTATTGTGCAAATGCCCGGAGGTGTGCCTGTAGCTACTGTAGCCATTAACAATGCAAAAAATGCCGGTATTTTAGCAGCTCAAATAATTGGCACTTTCAATGATGATATAGCGAAGCAGTTGCAAGACTATAAGGATAAAATGAAAGTGGAAGTGGAGAAAAAAGCGGCTATTGTAGAAAAGGGTAGAAATAAAATTGGCTACTAA
- a CDS encoding cobalamin B12-binding domain-containing protein, translating into MQQRPIRVLVAKVGLDGHDRGAKVIATALRDAGMEVIYTGLRQTPEMVVQAALQEDVDAIGVSILSGAHNTVFPKLLTLMEKEGMNDVLLTGGGIIPDEDIVELTKQGVGKLFTPGTNTHDIADYIKKWVAENRSF; encoded by the coding sequence ATGCAACAACGCCCCATTAGAGTTTTAGTAGCAAAGGTCGGTTTAGATGGTCATGACAGAGGCGCAAAAGTAATTGCAACGGCCTTACGCGATGCTGGTATGGAAGTAATATATACAGGCTTGCGTCAAACACCCGAAATGGTAGTACAGGCAGCTTTACAGGAAGATGTGGATGCAATAGGAGTAAGTATACTTTCAGGTGCACACAATACCGTTTTCCCCAAGCTTTTAACCCTGATGGAAAAAGAAGGCATGAACGATGTGTTGCTAACAGGGGGTGGTATTATTCCCGATGAAGATATTGTGGAACTAACAAAACAAGGAGTAGGCAAATTATTTACTCCGGGCACTAACACTCACGATATAGCCGACTATATAAAAAAGTGGGTGGCTGAAAACAGAAGTTTTTAA
- the gltX gene encoding glutamate--tRNA ligase has translation MTERKVRVRFAPSPTGPLHIGGVRTALYNYLFAKKHGGDFILRIEDTDQGRFVPGAENYIIESLKWVGIEPNEGVGFGEGPHAPYRQSERKAMYKQYVDQLINDGFAYYAFDTAEELDGMRERLKASNVDAKYDTITRSTMKNSLTLSEDETKRKLDNGDAYVVRIKLPRKEEVKFHDEIRGWVTVNTSTMDDKVLYKSDGMPTYHMANIVDDYTMQITHVIRGEEWLPSAPLHVLLYKYLGWESVMPKFAHLPLLLKPDGNGKLSKRDGDKLGFPVFPIEWQDPFTNEISSGYKQSGYLPEAVVNLLAFLGWNPGTTQELFTMQELIDAFTIERISKHGAKFDQNKAKWYNQQYVRKVDNKILAAELTKQLAERNIKASDEFIERVCGLVKEKISFVKELWDYSSYFFVEPTTYDETVIKKRWNEKSSIVLNDLLAGFNALNDFNAAAIEQVYNEVLAKNEVASKDFLQLFRVSLTGVAGGPPLFEMASLFGKQSTTNRLQNAINNIKL, from the coding sequence ATGACAGAAAGAAAAGTAAGAGTAAGATTTGCCCCTAGTCCAACAGGGCCATTACACATTGGTGGTGTACGCACGGCTTTATACAATTATTTATTTGCAAAAAAACATGGCGGAGATTTTATTCTGCGCATAGAAGATACGGACCAAGGCCGTTTTGTACCGGGTGCTGAAAACTATATTATAGAAAGCTTAAAATGGGTGGGAATTGAGCCCAACGAAGGTGTTGGTTTTGGAGAAGGTCCACATGCACCTTACCGCCAAAGCGAGCGTAAAGCCATGTATAAGCAATATGTTGACCAATTAATTAACGATGGTTTTGCTTATTATGCTTTTGATACTGCAGAAGAATTAGACGGAATGCGCGAGCGTTTAAAGGCCAGTAATGTAGATGCGAAATACGATACCATAACACGCAGCACCATGAAAAACAGTTTAACGCTATCAGAAGATGAAACCAAACGTAAATTAGACAATGGTGATGCTTATGTGGTGCGTATTAAATTACCCAGAAAAGAAGAAGTTAAGTTTCATGATGAAATAAGAGGTTGGGTTACTGTAAATACCTCTACCATGGACGATAAAGTTTTATACAAGTCAGATGGAATGCCCACTTATCACATGGCAAATATTGTTGATGATTATACCATGCAGATAACCCATGTAATTAGGGGTGAAGAATGGTTGCCATCAGCACCGCTGCACGTATTGTTATATAAATATTTAGGTTGGGAAAGTGTAATGCCTAAGTTTGCCCACTTACCGCTATTGTTAAAACCAGACGGTAATGGTAAATTAAGCAAGCGCGATGGAGATAAATTAGGTTTTCCTGTTTTTCCAATAGAGTGGCAAGATCCATTTACCAATGAAATTTCAAGCGGATATAAACAAAGTGGTTATTTACCCGAAGCAGTAGTTAATTTATTGGCATTTTTAGGTTGGAATCCTGGTACTACACAAGAGCTTTTTACCATGCAAGAGTTAATAGATGCTTTTACCATTGAACGTATTAGTAAACATGGTGCGAAGTTTGATCAGAATAAAGCCAAATGGTATAACCAACAGTATGTACGTAAAGTTGATAATAAAATATTAGCAGCTGAATTAACTAAACAGTTGGCAGAAAGAAATATAAAGGCATCTGATGAATTTATAGAGCGTGTGTGTGGTTTGGTAAAAGAAAAAATAAGCTTTGTAAAAGAGTTGTGGGATTACAGTAGTTACTTTTTTGTAGAGCCAACAACATACGATGAAACCGTTATAAAAAAACGCTGGAACGAAAAATCTAGCATTGTGTTAAATGATTTATTAGCAGGATTCAATGCTTTAAACGATTTTAATGCAGCAGCCATAGAACAAGTGTACAATGAAGTGCTGGCTAAAAACGAAGTAGCCAGCAAAGACTTTTTACAATTGTTCAGGGTAAGTTTAACAGGTGTGGCGGGTGGACCACCTTTGTTTGAAATGGCTTCCTTATTTGGAAAGCAATCAACCACCAACAGATTACAAAATGCTATAAATAATATTAAATTATGA
- a CDS encoding thymidylate synthase, translating to MNQYETLLKHVYTTGADKSDRTGTGTRSIFGAQLRFNLSEGFPLISSKKVHLKSIIHELLWFIKGETNTKYLTDNGVRIWDEWADKDGNLGPVYGHQWRNWPKPDGGHIDQLSEVIETLKKNPDSRRIIVSAWNVADLPKMALMPCHAFFQFYVANGKLSCQLYQRSADMFLGVPFNIASYALLTLMIAQVCDLEPGDFIHTFGDAHIYNNHFEQVALQLTRDLRPYPTMKINPAVKSIFDFTYDDFQLENYNPHPAIKGDVAV from the coding sequence ATGAACCAATACGAAACCTTACTTAAGCATGTGTACACAACAGGTGCTGATAAAAGCGACAGAACAGGCACGGGCACACGCAGTATTTTTGGTGCTCAGTTACGCTTTAACTTAAGTGAGGGATTTCCTTTAATCAGTTCGAAAAAAGTACATTTAAAATCAATCATTCACGAATTGCTTTGGTTTATAAAAGGCGAAACCAATACTAAATATTTAACGGATAACGGTGTGCGTATTTGGGACGAATGGGCTGATAAAGATGGTAACTTAGGCCCTGTTTATGGACATCAATGGCGTAACTGGCCTAAACCTGACGGTGGGCACATAGACCAGTTAAGTGAAGTAATTGAAACACTTAAAAAAAATCCTGATAGCCGAAGAATTATAGTAAGTGCCTGGAATGTAGCAGACTTACCCAAAATGGCTTTAATGCCTTGCCATGCTTTTTTTCAATTTTACGTTGCCAATGGTAAGTTAAGTTGCCAGCTATACCAACGTAGTGCTGATATGTTTTTAGGTGTTCCTTTTAACATAGCCAGCTATGCTTTGTTAACTTTAATGATAGCGCAAGTATGTGATTTAGAACCGGGTGATTTTATACACACTTTTGGTGATGCCCATATTTACAATAACCATTTTGAACAAGTAGCGTTACAATTAACAAGAGACTTAAGACCCTACCCTACCATGAAAATTAATCCGGCAGTAAAATCTATTTTTGATTTTACATACGATGATTTTCAATTAGAAAATTATAACCCGCACCCAGCTATTAAAGGAGATGTAGCTGTATAA
- the recR gene encoding recombination mediator RecR yields MNFSSALLEEAVNQLSKFPGVGKKSALRMVLHILKQQPQDVIKLAQAIELVRTQIKYCKQCHNVSDGDICAICANHKRNKQIICVVEDLRDVMAIENTSQFNGLYHVLGGVISPINGIGPDDLHIDSLITRVDNDVPTELIIALSATPEGDTTTFYLSKKLAHLPVHISTISRGIAIGGELEYADEITLGRSIVSRIPYGK; encoded by the coding sequence ATGAATTTTTCGTCAGCATTATTAGAAGAAGCCGTTAATCAATTATCGAAGTTTCCGGGTGTAGGAAAAAAATCGGCTTTGCGTATGGTTTTACATATACTGAAACAACAACCTCAGGATGTTATTAAACTGGCACAGGCTATTGAATTAGTGCGTACGCAAATAAAATACTGCAAACAATGCCACAACGTAAGCGATGGCGATATATGTGCGATATGTGCCAATCATAAAAGAAACAAGCAAATTATTTGTGTAGTGGAGGATTTACGCGATGTAATGGCTATTGAAAACACATCGCAATTCAATGGTTTATACCATGTTTTAGGTGGTGTTATATCGCCCATTAATGGTATTGGCCCTGACGATTTGCATATTGACTCATTAATAACCCGCGTGGACAATGATGTACCGACAGAATTGATAATAGCCTTAAGCGCCACTCCCGAAGGTGATACCACCACTTTCTATTTATCGAAAAAATTAGCGCATTTACCCGTTCATATTTCAACCATTAGTCGTGGTATTGCTATTGGTGGCGAATTAGAATATGCTGATGAAATTACTTTAGGCCGCAGTATTGTGAGTAGAATTCCTTACGGGAAATAA
- a CDS encoding SUMF1/EgtB/PvdO family nonheme iron enzyme, whose product MRKHKEFKIAAPGVIWMKDSSLIDETEVTNLQYLEYCFWIYRTNGYKEYLKTLPDTSCWLKDNYTTDINFSDVYFRYPAYRDYPIVGISYEQAANYCAWRTDMVNLMFFIRDHKNFKWDFDSLYNIPIYVEYRLPTKEEWEYAAKAGLDEKEYPLGFVSLFTKNNIPAANTKEYYNLTKLNKKLKDSTYFKILAPTENVIFGKRNKYGYFNILGNVSEMVSDSLIMGLNYQTYLTGQPLYENGYSISKNVKYLGPKSWLGFRCICIILPEIKYKKTRY is encoded by the coding sequence GTGAGAAAACACAAAGAATTTAAAATTGCAGCACCAGGAGTAATTTGGATGAAAGATAGTTCATTAATAGATGAAACAGAAGTTACAAACTTACAATACCTAGAATATTGCTTTTGGATTTATAGAACAAACGGATATAAAGAATATTTAAAAACCTTACCCGACACAAGCTGCTGGCTAAAAGACAACTACACTACAGATATTAATTTTTCAGATGTTTACTTCAGATATCCTGCTTATAGGGATTACCCCATAGTTGGAATTAGTTATGAACAAGCTGCTAATTATTGTGCATGGAGAACAGACATGGTAAATCTTATGTTTTTTATTAGAGACCATAAAAACTTCAAATGGGATTTTGATAGTTTATACAATATTCCTATTTATGTTGAGTACCGTTTACCTACAAAAGAGGAATGGGAATATGCTGCTAAAGCAGGATTAGACGAAAAAGAGTACCCATTGGGATTTGTCAGTCTATTTACAAAAAATAATATCCCCGCAGCCAATACTAAAGAGTACTATAATCTAACTAAATTAAACAAAAAACTTAAAGATTCAACCTACTTTAAAATATTAGCTCCAACTGAAAATGTTATTTTTGGTAAACGCAATAAATATGGTTATTTCAATATATTAGGCAACGTATCCGAAATGGTCAGTGATAGCTTAATCATGGGCTTAAATTATCAAACGTATTTAACAGGACAGCCTCTTTATGAAAATGGTTATTCTATTTCAAAAAATGTAAAATATTTAGGCCCAAAATCTTGGCTGGGCTTTAGATGCATTTGCATCATACTACCAGAAATTAAATATAAAAAAACAAGATACTAA
- a CDS encoding efflux RND transporter periplasmic adaptor subunit codes for MKKNRTLKILGIAVLALIILAVAGKNAGWFGAKDEIKVSMAKVELRTIVETVSANGKIQPETEVKISSDVSGEIRELYVKEGDSVRAGQLLARIDPELYMSALDRTNASLSNAKANLAGSKARLMQAEARFAEVEKQFSRNKKMSDQKLISEAELETATSTYKNSKAEVEAAKQTVTGADFNVRSFEASLKESQKNLTRTEIFAPVNGTVSSLKVEKGERVVGTSQMAGTEMMRIANLNEMEVSVDVNENDIIKVGLGDTTLIQVDAYGTRKFKGIVSEIANSASTTTATTSDQVTNFVVKIRILRSSYADLTAKFGKRKAVFRPGMSASVEIQTETATNALAIPIEAVTVRNINDLDTTAKDKEKEENFNTSVAESKKDEIEVVFCNVNGKASIRKITTGIQDDKYIEITSGLTKIDEVVSGPYATISKTLKHGDAVKKVSKEALFEVKK; via the coding sequence ATGAAAAAGAATAGAACTTTAAAAATATTAGGTATTGCTGTTTTGGCACTTATTATATTGGCTGTAGCTGGTAAAAACGCAGGTTGGTTTGGTGCTAAAGATGAAATAAAAGTGAGTATGGCCAAAGTAGAATTGCGCACTATAGTGGAAACCGTAAGTGCCAATGGAAAAATACAACCTGAAACAGAAGTAAAAATAAGTTCAGATGTAAGTGGAGAGATTCGTGAGCTATATGTAAAAGAAGGTGATTCAGTGCGTGCCGGACAATTATTAGCAAGGATTGACCCTGAATTGTATATGTCAGCCTTGGATAGAACCAACGCTTCTTTAAGTAACGCCAAGGCTAATTTGGCAGGAAGTAAAGCTCGTTTAATGCAAGCTGAAGCTCGTTTTGCGGAAGTAGAAAAGCAATTTTCACGCAATAAAAAAATGTCCGATCAAAAATTAATCAGTGAGGCCGAATTAGAAACCGCTACATCAACCTATAAAAACTCGAAGGCAGAAGTAGAAGCAGCAAAACAAACAGTTACTGGAGCCGATTTTAATGTAAGAAGCTTTGAGGCTTCATTAAAAGAAAGCCAGAAAAACCTAACCCGTACAGAAATATTTGCACCAGTAAACGGAACCGTTTCATCGTTAAAAGTAGAGAAGGGAGAAAGGGTAGTAGGTACATCGCAAATGGCGGGAACTGAAATGATGCGTATAGCCAATTTAAACGAAATGGAAGTAAGTGTGGATGTAAACGAAAACGATATTATAAAAGTTGGTTTAGGCGATACTACCTTAATTCAGGTAGATGCTTATGGAACCAGAAAATTTAAAGGTATTGTATCAGAAATTGCCAATAGTGCAAGCACCACTACCGCTACCACCAGCGATCAGGTAACAAATTTTGTAGTAAAAATTAGAATTTTGCGCAGTAGCTATGCCGATTTAACAGCCAAGTTTGGCAAACGTAAAGCAGTGTTCCGCCCCGGAATGAGTGCCAGTGTAGAAATACAAACTGAAACAGCCACCAATGCATTGGCTATACCTATTGAAGCTGTTACTGTACGTAACATAAATGATTTAGATACAACGGCAAAGGATAAAGAAAAAGAGGAAAACTTTAATACTAGTGTGGCAGAAAGCAAAAAAGACGAAATAGAAGTGGTGTTTTGTAATGTAAATGGCAAAGCCAGCATCAGAAAAATTACTACCGGTATTCAGGATGATAAATACATTGAAATTACAAGCGGTCTAACTAAAATAGACGAAGTGGTAAGTGGGCCTTATGCCACTATTTCAAAAACATTGAAACATGGCGATGCAGTTAAAAAAGTAAGCAAAGAAGCGTTGTTTGAAGTTAAGAAATAA
- a CDS encoding TolC family protein, with amino-acid sequence MKSIKFILIVFLTGFISLTTQAQRTFTLQECIDLAIQNNLQTKQQGMQTETAKADVLQSKMAALPSLNAQATNNWQTGFNINPSTNTPEENVAFRTNSLGASASMPIFNGLQTTNTSRLRQSDYTASKHDLENARNNLKLNVANNYLRVMQQNETVAAAKEQVQSTAKQLERQQRLYDLGGLNRSRLLQIKAQLSSEELSLITQQNLLESAYLDLWQLIDIAPDTANKVASLNIDKVLVEDEIRTPAAIYTDFEKKSPDVLAAKQRLRSANLQHFVALGGRSPRISLNASLSSFYTTLNTQGIGSPTFINVPVGFVDGTNQVVNTIRPVYGSTETVSFGSQFSKNFGTSIGFTLSLPIFNNWSVNTNVQKANIQMETAKLTERQTQQNLFKNINTAYLNFKNAQQRYVAAQKTFESNKEALDISEKQFELGGLNTADYLASKNAFVKAESDYLQAKYELVFRKKVLDFYSGKPLN; translated from the coding sequence TTGAAAAGTATAAAATTTATATTGATTGTTTTTTTGACAGGCTTTATAAGCTTAACAACACAGGCACAAAGAACATTTACTTTGCAAGAGTGTATTGATTTAGCTATTCAAAATAATTTGCAAACAAAACAACAAGGTATGCAAACTGAAACTGCAAAGGCCGATGTTTTGCAAAGTAAAATGGCAGCATTGCCCAGTTTAAATGCACAAGCTACTAATAATTGGCAAACAGGTTTTAACATTAATCCAAGTACTAATACGCCAGAAGAAAATGTGGCTTTTAGAACAAATAGTCTTGGAGCATCGGCTAGTATGCCAATATTTAATGGCCTTCAAACAACCAATACAAGTCGGTTACGCCAAAGCGACTATACGGCAAGCAAGCATGATTTAGAGAATGCACGTAACAATTTAAAATTAAATGTAGCTAATAACTATTTGCGTGTAATGCAGCAAAATGAAACAGTAGCAGCAGCAAAAGAACAAGTTCAGTCAACAGCCAAACAATTAGAGCGTCAGCAAAGACTATATGATTTAGGTGGTCTCAATAGAAGCAGGTTATTACAAATAAAAGCACAATTATCGTCAGAAGAATTATCGTTAATTACCCAACAAAATCTACTAGAGTCTGCGTATTTAGATTTATGGCAATTAATTGATATTGCACCGGACACCGCCAACAAAGTAGCGAGTTTAAATATAGATAAAGTTTTGGTTGAGGATGAAATACGCACACCTGCAGCTATTTATACTGATTTTGAGAAAAAAAGCCCCGATGTTTTAGCCGCTAAGCAACGTTTGCGTAGTGCTAATTTACAGCATTTTGTTGCCCTTGGCGGCAGGAGCCCGCGTATTTCATTAAATGCAAGCTTAAGTTCATTTTATACCACCTTAAATACACAGGGAATAGGCTCCCCAACCTTTATAAATGTTCCGGTTGGTTTTGTAGACGGAACCAATCAGGTGGTAAATACCATTAGACCAGTTTATGGAAGTACAGAAACCGTATCTTTTGGTAGTCAGTTTAGCAAAAACTTTGGTACTAGTATTGGCTTTACCTTATCACTACCTATTTTTAATAATTGGTCTGTTAATACCAACGTGCAAAAAGCCAATATACAAATGGAAACGGCTAAGTTAACAGAAAGGCAAACCCAACAGAATTTATTTAAAAATATCAATACCGCTTATTTGAACTTTAAAAACGCACAACAACGTTATGTTGCAGCTCAAAAAACATTCGAATCAAATAAAGAAGCGTTGGATATAAGTGAGAAACAGTTTGAGTTAGGAGGTTTAAATACTGCTGATTACCTGGCTTCTAAAAATGCTTTTGTAAAAGCAGAAAGCGACTATTTACAAGCTAAATACGAATTGGTTTTTCGTAAAAAAGTATTAGATTTTTATAGTGGCAAGCCGTTGAATTAA
- a CDS encoding polysaccharide deacetylase family protein codes for MFKYRIPQIVRWIYPNYTWKVKTQSKVVYFTFDDGPHPTITPWVLDLLKQYQAKATFFVVGENVTKFPETFQQVIKEGHAVGNHTYNHLKGWETEKDDYIQNFLLCQKLTQTSLFRPPYGRIKKQQAKEILKTHQIIMWDRLSRDYETHLNIEESIQSMKALPAMGAIFVFHDSDKAFNNLKVLLPELLSYFTSNGYRFELLK; via the coding sequence ATGTTTAAATACAGAATACCTCAAATAGTTAGGTGGATATACCCAAATTATACATGGAAGGTAAAAACCCAAAGCAAAGTGGTTTATTTTACTTTTGATGATGGACCGCACCCTACTATTACCCCGTGGGTATTGGACTTATTAAAACAATACCAAGCTAAAGCTACTTTTTTTGTAGTGGGAGAAAACGTAACTAAATTCCCCGAAACCTTTCAACAAGTAATTAAAGAAGGGCATGCTGTGGGTAACCATACTTATAATCATTTGAAAGGTTGGGAAACAGAAAAGGACGATTACATCCAAAACTTTTTGCTTTGCCAAAAACTAACCCAAACCAGTTTGTTCAGACCTCCTTATGGTAGAATTAAAAAACAACAGGCAAAAGAAATCCTGAAAACACATCAAATAATTATGTGGGATAGACTTAGCCGTGATTATGAAACGCATTTAAATATAGAAGAATCTATTCAGTCCATGAAAGCATTGCCTGCCATGGGTGCCATTTTTGTTTTCCACGACAGCGATAAAGCCTTTAACAATTTAAAAGTTCTTTTACCTGAACTTTTATCTTACTTTACCAGTAATGGTTACCGTTTTGAATTGCTTAAATAG